Proteins from a genomic interval of Arthrobacter sp. CAN_C5:
- the glgX gene encoding glycogen debranching protein GlgX, producing the protein MELWPGEAYPLGATYDGTGTNFALYSEIADKVELCLLDDDGVETRIELHEVDGYVWHGYLPQIVPGQKYGYRVHGPNAPEEGHRCNPNKLLLDPYAKAVHGQIDWDPALFGYNFGDENSINNDDSAPHMMLGVVVNPFFDWDGDRKPRIPYHQSVIYEAHVKGLTQLHPEVPEDQRGTYAGVAHPAVISHLQKLGITAIELMPVHQFVNDSTLQEQGLTNYWGYNTIGFFAPHNTYGSAGDTGEQVQEFKAMVRELHLAGIEVILDVVYNHTAEGNHMGPTLSMRGIDNSAYYRLVEDDKKYYMDYTGTGNSLNVGNPHSLQLLMDSLRYWVTEMHVDGFRFDLASTLAREFYDVDRLSAFFELVQQDPIVSQVKLIAEPWDVGPGGYQVGNFPPQWTEWNGKYRDTVRDFWRGEASTLGEFASRLTGSADLYEQSARRPVASINFVTAHDGFTIRDLVSYNEKHNDANGEDNNDGESHNRSWNCGEEGPSENPEVNTLRVRQQRNFIATLLLSQGVPMLLHGDEVGRTQQGNNNTYAQDSELSWIHWDQVDQPLLEFTAAVNRLRSEHPTFRRRRFFDGRPVRRGEGEALPDIVWLGTDGTVMAPEDWDTGFGRSIGVFLNGQGISGRDARGQRITDQNFLLLFNASDEPVDFTLPPREYAPAWDEVIDTAGKFADSDSIPSEATITLEAKSMVVLRAHTETEDLDHSVAASLAALANSHQPGGA; encoded by the coding sequence ATGGAACTCTGGCCCGGCGAAGCGTACCCCTTGGGCGCCACCTATGATGGCACCGGCACCAACTTTGCGCTGTACAGCGAGATTGCTGACAAGGTAGAGCTCTGCCTGCTCGACGACGACGGCGTCGAGACCCGCATTGAACTCCACGAAGTCGATGGTTACGTCTGGCACGGGTACCTGCCGCAGATCGTGCCCGGCCAGAAGTACGGCTACCGCGTGCACGGCCCCAACGCACCGGAGGAGGGCCACCGCTGCAACCCGAACAAGCTGCTCCTGGATCCCTACGCCAAGGCAGTTCACGGGCAGATCGACTGGGATCCAGCCCTCTTCGGTTACAACTTCGGTGACGAAAACTCGATCAACAACGATGATTCGGCACCCCACATGATGCTCGGCGTCGTCGTGAACCCGTTCTTCGACTGGGACGGCGACCGCAAACCACGCATCCCGTACCACCAGTCAGTCATCTACGAAGCCCACGTGAAGGGTCTCACCCAGCTGCACCCCGAGGTCCCTGAGGACCAGCGCGGCACCTACGCCGGTGTCGCCCACCCCGCGGTCATCTCGCACCTGCAGAAGCTTGGCATCACCGCCATCGAACTGATGCCCGTGCACCAGTTCGTCAACGACAGCACTCTGCAGGAACAGGGCCTCACCAACTACTGGGGCTACAACACCATCGGGTTCTTCGCACCGCACAACACCTACGGCTCCGCCGGTGACACCGGCGAGCAGGTTCAGGAATTCAAGGCGATGGTGCGTGAACTCCACCTCGCCGGCATCGAAGTGATCCTCGACGTGGTCTACAACCACACCGCCGAGGGCAACCACATGGGCCCCACCCTGTCGATGCGTGGCATCGACAACTCGGCCTACTACCGGCTCGTCGAAGACGACAAGAAGTACTACATGGACTACACCGGTACCGGTAACTCCCTCAACGTCGGCAACCCGCACTCCCTGCAGCTGCTGATGGACTCGCTGCGCTACTGGGTCACTGAAATGCACGTTGACGGCTTCCGCTTTGACCTGGCGTCCACGCTGGCCCGCGAGTTCTACGACGTCGACCGCCTGTCGGCCTTCTTCGAACTGGTCCAGCAGGACCCCATAGTCTCCCAGGTCAAGCTCATCGCGGAGCCGTGGGACGTGGGTCCTGGCGGCTACCAGGTGGGCAACTTCCCGCCACAGTGGACCGAGTGGAACGGCAAGTACCGCGACACGGTGCGCGACTTCTGGCGTGGAGAAGCGTCGACCCTGGGCGAGTTTGCGTCTCGCCTGACCGGCTCAGCGGACCTGTACGAGCAGTCGGCCCGCCGTCCGGTCGCGTCGATCAACTTCGTCACCGCACACGATGGCTTCACCATCCGCGACCTCGTGTCCTACAACGAGAAGCACAACGATGCCAACGGTGAAGACAACAACGACGGCGAATCCCACAACCGGTCCTGGAACTGCGGCGAGGAAGGTCCCTCCGAGAACCCCGAGGTGAATACCCTCAGGGTCCGCCAGCAGCGGAACTTCATCGCGACGCTGCTGCTCTCGCAGGGCGTCCCGATGCTGCTGCACGGCGACGAGGTGGGCCGCACCCAGCAGGGCAACAACAACACCTACGCGCAGGACTCCGAACTGAGCTGGATTCACTGGGACCAGGTGGACCAGCCGCTGCTGGAGTTCACCGCCGCAGTGAACCGGCTGCGCTCCGAGCACCCCACGTTCCGGCGTCGCCGGTTCTTCGACGGACGGCCCGTGCGACGCGGCGAGGGCGAAGCCCTGCCGGACATCGTGTGGCTGGGCACCGACGGCACCGTCATGGCGCCGGAGGACTGGGACACCGGGTTCGGCCGCTCCATCGGCGTCTTCCTGAACGGGCAGGGCATCTCCGGCCGCGACGCCCGTGGGCAGCGGATCACCGACCAGAACTTCCTGCTGTTGTTCAACGCCAGCGACGAGCCGGTCGACTTCACCCTCCCACCGCGGGAGTACGCTCCGGCCTGGGACGAAGTGATCGACACCGCCGGCAAGTTCGCCGACTCGGATTCCATTCCCTCGGAAGCCACGATCACGCTGGAAGCCAAATCAATGGTGGTCCTGCGCGCCCACACCGAAACCGAGGATCTCGATCACTCGGTCGCGGCATCATTGGCCGCACTGGCAAACTCGCACCAGCCCGGCGGCGCCTAA
- the treY gene encoding malto-oligosyltrehalose synthase — translation MRTPKSTYRLQIRSEFDLRDAAAVVPYLRDLGVDWVYLSPVLTAEQGSGHGYDVTNPTAIDPERGGRDAFVALSDAAHAAGLGVLVDIVPNHLGVQTPAQNPWWSSLLKGGQDSPYAEAFDVDWEAAGGKIRLPVLGDGGDELAALELDGGELRYYDHRFPIADGSYETGDTAQAVHARQHYELVNWRRADSELNYRRFFGVNTLAGLRVEVPRVFDESHSEIRTWFEESLVDGLRIDHPDGLADPAGYLDRLRELTGGAYVLVEKILEPGETLPADWASEGTTGYDALADIDRLFVDPAGQATLEQVAPAEDFHSMIHGTKRGIADGILRSEVLRLTRLVPSDAGLDHERAADAIAELLACFPVYRSYLPGGADYLDDAVVAAQVHRPDLADTLKALHPLLNPYLADPDAADADTPMTELATRFQQTSGMVMAKGVEDTAFYRYNRLTSLNEVGADPSIFAIDRVEMHNRLLRRQRDNPLSMTALSTHDTKRSEDTRARISVLSEMADDWAIVLGQLDDAAPLGDPAFSSLLWQAMIGAWPLSRERAHAYVEKASREADSSTHWTAPNEAFEERMHAAVDAAYDTPAVNALVTDLVEKIKGYGWSNSLGAKLLQLTMPGVPDVYQGSEFWEDSLVDPDNRRPVDFEARKQSLVDLAFGALPAVDDGAVAKLLVVSRALKLRRDRPELFDGYAAVPATGAAADHVFGFDRGGAVALLTRLPLGLQRRGGWQDTAVVLPEGQYSCAITGATFSGGAVPAGTIFETYPVALLIREDAS, via the coding sequence ATGAGGACCCCGAAGTCGACCTACCGGTTGCAGATCCGATCCGAATTCGATCTCAGGGATGCCGCTGCGGTGGTTCCCTACCTGCGGGATCTTGGCGTGGACTGGGTGTACCTGTCGCCAGTGCTGACCGCTGAACAGGGATCCGGTCACGGCTACGACGTCACCAACCCCACCGCAATCGACCCTGAGCGTGGCGGACGTGACGCGTTTGTGGCGCTCTCGGACGCCGCGCATGCCGCAGGCCTCGGCGTCCTCGTGGATATTGTGCCCAATCACCTGGGAGTGCAGACCCCCGCCCAGAACCCCTGGTGGTCTTCACTGCTCAAGGGCGGTCAGGATTCGCCCTACGCCGAGGCGTTCGACGTCGACTGGGAAGCCGCGGGCGGGAAGATCCGGCTGCCGGTGCTCGGCGACGGCGGGGACGAGCTTGCCGCCCTGGAGCTCGACGGCGGGGAGCTGCGCTACTACGACCACAGGTTCCCCATCGCGGACGGCAGCTACGAAACCGGTGACACCGCCCAGGCGGTGCACGCCCGCCAGCACTATGAGCTGGTGAACTGGCGCCGGGCGGACAGCGAACTGAACTACCGCCGCTTCTTCGGCGTCAACACCCTGGCCGGCCTGCGTGTTGAAGTGCCGCGGGTGTTCGACGAATCCCACAGCGAAATCCGGACCTGGTTCGAGGAATCCCTGGTGGACGGGCTCCGAATTGACCACCCGGACGGGCTCGCCGACCCCGCCGGCTACCTTGACCGGCTGCGCGAGCTCACCGGCGGGGCCTACGTGCTCGTGGAAAAGATTCTCGAGCCGGGGGAGACCCTCCCCGCCGACTGGGCCAGCGAAGGAACCACCGGCTACGACGCGTTGGCCGACATCGACCGCCTGTTCGTGGACCCGGCAGGACAGGCCACCCTGGAACAGGTGGCACCGGCCGAGGACTTCCACTCGATGATCCACGGCACGAAACGCGGCATCGCCGATGGCATCCTCCGGTCCGAAGTGCTCCGCCTCACCCGGTTAGTACCTTCCGACGCTGGTCTTGACCACGAGCGGGCCGCCGACGCCATCGCCGAACTGCTCGCCTGCTTCCCGGTCTACCGGAGCTACCTTCCCGGCGGGGCCGACTACCTCGACGACGCCGTCGTCGCGGCCCAGGTGCACCGGCCGGACCTCGCCGACACCCTGAAGGCATTGCACCCCCTGCTCAACCCCTACCTGGCTGATCCTGACGCCGCCGACGCTGACACCCCCATGACCGAGCTGGCTACCCGGTTCCAGCAGACCTCGGGTATGGTGATGGCCAAGGGCGTCGAAGACACGGCGTTCTACCGGTACAACCGGCTGACCTCCCTCAACGAGGTGGGCGCCGACCCGTCGATCTTCGCCATCGACCGGGTGGAAATGCACAACCGCCTCCTGCGCCGCCAGCGCGACAACCCACTCTCGATGACGGCGCTCAGCACCCACGACACCAAACGCAGCGAGGACACCCGGGCCCGGATCAGCGTCCTGTCCGAAATGGCTGACGACTGGGCCATCGTGCTCGGCCAGCTCGACGACGCTGCGCCCCTCGGTGACCCGGCCTTCTCGTCGCTGCTGTGGCAGGCCATGATTGGTGCCTGGCCGTTGAGCCGCGAGCGGGCGCACGCCTACGTGGAAAAGGCGTCCCGCGAAGCGGACTCCAGCACCCACTGGACGGCACCCAACGAGGCCTTCGAGGAGCGGATGCACGCTGCAGTGGACGCCGCCTACGACACCCCGGCGGTCAACGCGCTGGTCACCGACCTGGTGGAAAAGATCAAGGGCTACGGCTGGTCCAACTCGCTCGGTGCCAAGCTTTTGCAGCTGACCATGCCCGGTGTCCCGGACGTGTACCAGGGCTCCGAATTCTGGGAAGACTCGCTGGTTGACCCGGACAACCGCCGCCCGGTGGACTTCGAGGCGCGGAAGCAGTCCCTGGTGGACCTCGCCTTCGGTGCGCTGCCCGCCGTCGACGACGGCGCGGTGGCCAAGCTGCTCGTCGTCTCCCGCGCACTGAAACTCCGCCGCGACCGGCCGGAACTCTTCGACGGCTACGCGGCCGTCCCGGCAACCGGTGCGGCGGCCGATCACGTCTTCGGCTTCGACCGCGGGGGAGCCGTCGCCCTTCTCACCCGGCTCCCGCTGGGGCTTCAGCGACGCGGCGGCTGGCAGGACACCGCCGTCGTCCTGCCGGAGGGCCAGTACAGCTGCGCCATCACCGGGGCAACCTTTTCCGGGGGCGCCGTGCCCGCCGGAACCATCTTCGAAACCTACCCCGTAGCACTGCTGATCCGGGAGGACGCATCATGA
- the treZ gene encoding malto-oligosyltrehalose trehalohydrolase — translation MRKPFDVWAPKATTLSLTAAGTTTTMTRGDDGWWTADTAPTGTGDIDYGYLVDGAESPIPDPRSRRQPDGVHGLSRTFDPGAHTWQDSSWVSPGLAGGAIYELHIGTFTPEGTFDAAIGKLDYLADLGVQYVELLPVNAFNGTHNWGYDGVLWHAVQETYGGPAGYQRFVDATHQRGLGVIQDVVHNHLGPSGNYLGQFAPYLTEGKANTWGDSLNLDGPFSDEVRRYVLDNIAMFFRDFHIDGLRLDAVHALHDERAVHILEEFAAETDACAEELGKPLFLIAESDLNNPRLITARTAGGYGLAGQWSDDFHHAVHVNVTGETDGYYEDFGSVAALAKVLEHGFFHNGTYSSFRERVHGRPIDPAQVSTHQLVVCTQNHDQIGNRAAGDRMGATVGYAQLAQAAVLNLAGPYTPMLFMGEEYGASTPWPFFTSHPEPELGKATAEGRLREFERMGWDADTVPNPQDEATFASAKLDWAEVQTGDHTRLLDLYRRLIRLRRDTPDLMNPDFTAVSVEFSEAEKWLALRRGGTVVVVNLADEERTLPVDAAQVLLSTVPGERLDAGRLSLPARGSAILS, via the coding sequence ATGAGGAAACCATTCGACGTCTGGGCACCCAAGGCCACCACCCTGTCGCTGACGGCGGCGGGCACCACCACCACGATGACCAGGGGCGACGACGGCTGGTGGACCGCCGACACCGCACCCACGGGTACCGGGGACATCGACTACGGCTATCTGGTGGACGGTGCCGAGTCGCCAATCCCGGATCCCCGCTCGCGTCGCCAGCCCGACGGCGTGCACGGGCTCTCCCGGACGTTCGATCCCGGCGCGCACACCTGGCAGGACAGCTCCTGGGTCTCACCCGGTCTGGCCGGCGGGGCCATCTATGAACTGCACATCGGGACCTTCACTCCCGAGGGCACCTTCGACGCGGCCATCGGGAAGCTGGACTACCTGGCGGATCTGGGTGTGCAGTATGTTGAGCTACTCCCGGTCAACGCCTTCAACGGCACCCACAACTGGGGTTACGACGGCGTCCTCTGGCACGCCGTGCAGGAAACCTACGGGGGACCCGCCGGATACCAGCGGTTCGTCGACGCGACCCACCAGCGCGGCCTCGGCGTTATCCAGGATGTGGTGCACAACCATCTGGGACCCAGCGGCAACTATCTGGGCCAGTTCGCGCCCTACCTCACGGAGGGCAAGGCCAACACCTGGGGGGACTCCCTCAACCTCGACGGACCCTTCTCGGACGAGGTCCGCCGGTATGTGCTCGACAACATCGCGATGTTCTTCAGGGACTTCCACATCGACGGCCTGCGCCTGGACGCGGTGCACGCACTGCACGACGAGCGGGCCGTCCACATTCTCGAAGAATTCGCGGCCGAAACGGACGCGTGCGCCGAGGAGCTGGGCAAGCCCCTGTTCCTGATCGCCGAATCCGACCTCAACAATCCGCGGCTGATCACGGCGCGGACCGCCGGTGGCTACGGGCTCGCTGGCCAGTGGAGCGACGACTTCCACCACGCGGTCCACGTCAACGTCACCGGTGAAACCGATGGCTACTACGAGGACTTCGGCTCCGTCGCCGCGCTGGCCAAAGTGCTCGAACACGGGTTCTTCCACAACGGAACCTACTCGTCGTTCAGGGAACGCGTTCACGGGCGACCCATCGATCCGGCCCAGGTGTCCACCCACCAGCTGGTGGTCTGCACCCAGAACCATGACCAGATCGGCAACCGTGCTGCCGGCGACCGGATGGGCGCCACGGTGGGTTACGCCCAGCTGGCGCAGGCGGCCGTCCTGAACCTGGCCGGTCCCTACACCCCGATGCTGTTCATGGGCGAGGAGTACGGTGCATCCACCCCCTGGCCGTTCTTCACCTCCCACCCCGAACCGGAACTGGGCAAGGCCACCGCCGAAGGCCGCCTCCGCGAGTTTGAACGGATGGGCTGGGACGCCGACACGGTGCCCAACCCCCAGGACGAGGCTACTTTCGCCTCGGCGAAGCTTGACTGGGCGGAGGTTCAGACGGGCGACCACACCCGCCTGCTGGACCTGTACCGCCGACTGATCCGGCTGCGCCGGGACACCCCCGACCTGATGAACCCGGATTTCACCGCCGTGTCGGTCGAATTCAGCGAGGCAGAGAAGTGGTTGGCCCTGCGCCGCGGAGGGACCGTCGTCGTCGTCAATCTTGCCGATGAGGAACGCACCCTCCCCGTCGACGCGGCGCAGGTGCTGCTGTCCACCGTCCCGGGCGAGAGGCTCGACGCCGGACGGCTGTCCCTGCCCGCCCGCGGGTCAGCGATCCTCAGCTGA
- the mgrA gene encoding L-glyceraldehyde 3-phosphate reductase: MTYHPADDRYDSMPYRRVGRSGLQLPAVSLGLWHNFGDDKPFADQRAILRRAFDLGVTHFDLANNYGPPAGSAETNFGRHLKDDFTPFRDELVISSKAGYDMWPGPYGEWGSRKYLLASLDQSLNRMGLDYVDIFYSHRPDPNTPLEETMGALDTAVRSGRALYAGISSYSPEKTAEAAAILLDLGTPLLIHQPSYSMLNRWVENGTPNLPEVLEQEGVGSIAFSPLAQGLLTDRYLDGIPEGSRAASNKSLSEDHLSEDNLRRVRGLNEIAKGRGQSLAQLAIAWILREQSKGSAITSALIGASSVKQLENSLAAVKNLEFSHDELTSIDEFAVESDINLWAKALDA, translated from the coding sequence ATGACGTATCACCCCGCCGATGACCGGTACGATTCCATGCCCTACCGCAGAGTGGGACGCAGCGGCCTGCAGCTGCCCGCGGTGTCTTTGGGCCTGTGGCACAACTTCGGGGATGACAAGCCGTTCGCTGACCAGCGTGCCATCCTGCGACGCGCCTTCGACCTGGGGGTGACCCACTTTGACCTGGCCAACAACTACGGGCCACCCGCGGGAAGCGCCGAAACCAACTTCGGTCGGCACCTCAAGGACGACTTCACGCCGTTCCGCGACGAACTGGTCATCTCCAGCAAGGCCGGCTACGACATGTGGCCCGGCCCGTACGGCGAATGGGGTTCACGCAAGTACCTGCTCGCGAGTCTCGACCAGTCCCTGAACCGGATGGGCCTGGACTACGTGGACATCTTCTACAGCCACCGTCCCGATCCAAACACGCCGCTCGAGGAGACCATGGGCGCCCTCGACACCGCCGTACGCTCCGGGCGTGCCCTGTACGCGGGCATCTCCTCCTACTCACCCGAGAAGACGGCTGAGGCGGCAGCGATCCTGCTGGACCTCGGCACCCCGCTCCTGATCCACCAGCCCTCCTACTCAATGCTGAACCGCTGGGTGGAGAACGGTACCCCCAACCTCCCCGAGGTGCTGGAGCAGGAAGGCGTCGGCTCGATCGCCTTCTCGCCGCTGGCCCAGGGGCTCCTGACCGACCGCTACCTCGACGGCATCCCCGAGGGCTCCCGTGCGGCGTCCAACAAGTCGCTGTCGGAAGACCACCTGTCAGAGGACAACCTGCGCCGGGTTCGCGGCCTGAACGAGATTGCGAAGGGCCGCGGCCAGTCGCTCGCCCAGCTGGCGATCGCCTGGATTCTGCGGGAGCAGTCGAAGGGCAGTGCCATCACCTCGGCGCTGATCGGCGCGTCCAGCGTGAAGCAGCTGGAGAACAGCCTCGCCGCCGTGAAGAACCTCGAGTTCAGCCACGACGAGCTCACCAGCATCGACGAGTTCGCTGTCGAATCGGACATCAACCTGTGGGCCAAGGCCCTCGACGCCTAA
- a CDS encoding GNAT family N-acetyltransferase, with product MSTPGALHLRPATEADWPDLWAIMEPVARAGETYCWDTGLSEAQARIEWLAPADPTMRVYVAEVFTGASTVTDQSTRGADGHRAVVGTAQLHANRGGGGAHVANASFLVAGDAGGLGVGRALAAHVLAQARVQGYRAMQFNAVVATNTRAVRLWESLGFRILTTVPGAFRHPVAGFVGLHIMFRDL from the coding sequence ATGTCCACCCCGGGTGCGCTGCACCTCCGCCCTGCCACCGAGGCGGACTGGCCCGATCTCTGGGCCATCATGGAACCGGTGGCGCGGGCGGGGGAAACCTACTGCTGGGACACCGGCCTGTCGGAAGCCCAGGCCCGGATCGAATGGCTGGCTCCCGCCGACCCGACGATGCGGGTCTACGTGGCCGAAGTGTTCACCGGGGCCTCCACCGTGACTGACCAGTCCACCCGAGGAGCCGACGGACACCGCGCCGTCGTCGGGACCGCGCAGCTGCACGCGAACCGGGGCGGAGGCGGGGCACACGTGGCCAACGCCAGTTTCCTGGTGGCCGGCGACGCCGGCGGCCTGGGGGTCGGCCGGGCACTTGCTGCACATGTCCTCGCGCAGGCCCGGGTGCAGGGGTACCGCGCCATGCAGTTCAACGCGGTCGTGGCGACCAACACCCGGGCGGTTCGCCTGTGGGAGTCCCTCGGCTTCAGGATCCTCACCACGGTGCCCGGGGCGTTCAGGCACCCGGTGGCGGGGTTCGTCGGCCTGCACATCATGTTCCGCGACCTCTGA
- a CDS encoding 6-phospho-beta-glucosidase has protein sequence MKLVIVGGGGFRVPLVYRALSAGRFAGLIDQVVLHDSEPTRLDAIVRVLHTMPLPAGSTRPHLATETRLDVALAGADIVFAAIRSGGAAGRVIDERVALAEGLLGQETVGAGGISYALRSVPQMLTVAQSMRRVCPDAWLINFTNPAGMVTRAVQGVLGDTVIGICDSASGLVSRAAHAAGVPLTEGSLAGVDYVGLNHLGWLRGLTLDGTDRLPALLADPQRLASFEEGRVFGPDLPGLLGAIPNEYLFYYYFHREAVRSLAGSAETRGAFLHRQQEGLYTELLSAPEPYAVWEGARLAREEGYLAEARPDTAVRDEADLAGGGYERIALAAMRALLTGHPAELIVNVRNNGALSTLPADAVVEVPARLDRTGATPLPSKPLAPHQLGLMAQVLAVEEAVVEAAVHADRDAALRAFLLHPLIDSAHAATRLLKGYEREFPALAAFWK, from the coding sequence ATGAAACTGGTCATTGTGGGTGGCGGCGGGTTCAGGGTGCCCCTGGTGTACCGGGCTTTGTCCGCGGGGCGGTTCGCCGGGCTCATCGACCAGGTGGTGCTGCACGATTCGGAGCCCACCCGGTTGGACGCAATCGTCCGGGTTTTGCACACCATGCCGTTGCCTGCCGGCTCCACCCGCCCCCACCTCGCGACCGAGACCCGGCTCGACGTGGCGCTGGCCGGGGCGGACATCGTGTTCGCCGCCATCCGCAGCGGTGGTGCTGCGGGACGCGTGATCGACGAGCGGGTGGCGCTGGCTGAGGGGCTGCTGGGCCAGGAGACGGTCGGGGCGGGCGGGATTTCCTATGCGCTGCGGTCAGTGCCACAGATGCTCACTGTTGCCCAGTCCATGCGGCGGGTCTGCCCGGACGCGTGGCTGATCAACTTCACCAACCCGGCGGGCATGGTGACCCGGGCCGTGCAGGGGGTGCTTGGCGACACAGTGATCGGGATCTGCGATTCGGCCTCCGGGCTGGTGTCGCGGGCCGCCCACGCCGCGGGGGTGCCACTGACGGAGGGGTCGCTCGCCGGGGTGGACTATGTGGGGCTGAACCACCTGGGCTGGCTGAGGGGACTGACACTTGACGGCACCGACCGACTGCCAGCCCTGCTGGCCGACCCGCAGCGTCTCGCGTCCTTCGAGGAGGGCCGGGTCTTCGGCCCGGACCTGCCTGGGCTCCTGGGTGCCATCCCGAACGAGTATCTGTTCTACTACTACTTCCACCGCGAGGCCGTACGCTCGCTCGCCGGCTCGGCGGAAACGCGGGGCGCGTTCCTGCACCGCCAGCAGGAGGGGCTCTACACCGAGCTGTTGTCCGCTCCTGAGCCCTACGCGGTGTGGGAGGGTGCGCGCCTCGCGCGGGAGGAGGGTTATCTGGCGGAAGCCCGCCCGGACACAGCCGTGCGGGACGAAGCCGACCTCGCCGGAGGAGGCTACGAACGGATTGCCCTCGCGGCGATGCGGGCCCTGCTCACCGGACACCCCGCCGAGCTGATCGTGAATGTTCGCAATAACGGTGCGCTGTCCACGCTACCGGCGGACGCCGTCGTCGAGGTCCCGGCACGCCTGGACCGGACGGGTGCGACGCCGCTGCCTTCCAAACCCCTGGCCCCGCATCAGCTGGGCCTGATGGCACAGGTGCTGGCCGTCGAGGAAGCGGTGGTGGAAGCGGCGGTGCACGCGGACCGCGACGCGGCGCTGCGGGCCTTCCTGCTGCATCCACTGATCGATTCGGCACACGCTGCCACCCGGCTGTTGAAGGGGTACGAGCGGGAATTCCCCGCACTGGCCGCCTTCTGGAAGTAG
- a CDS encoding carbohydrate kinase family protein, whose protein sequence is MGTAHRFDPLADSRTAADPEFDLLLSGSVFLDIVFTGLEHLPSPGTEVWADGMGSCPGGVANQAIAASRLGLRTTLSAAFGDDGYGDYNKGILRDQEHVDLSRSRTFENWHSPVTVSLSVQRDRSMVTHGHPSPMSATDLIGDPPPRCRAAVVSVEPELAPWALAAQSSGTRLFGDVGWDPTGQWAGSALDTLQYFHAFMPNDLEAMAYTRTDDPWAALYALADRVPVAVVTVGQQGAIAIDSITGEEEWVPALPVKAYDPTGAGDCFGAAFVMGDLAGFSLADRLRFANLCAALSVQEVGGSLAAPGWGDIADWWHRMSASREKVRKQWLRRYEFLEEMIAGVPPGAVRRASATIAHQSDA, encoded by the coding sequence ATGGGCACCGCGCATCGTTTCGATCCACTGGCCGACAGCCGCACCGCGGCCGACCCGGAATTTGACCTGCTCCTGAGCGGGTCGGTGTTCCTCGACATTGTCTTCACGGGCCTCGAACACCTGCCGTCCCCCGGCACCGAGGTATGGGCGGACGGGATGGGATCCTGCCCAGGCGGCGTCGCAAACCAGGCGATCGCTGCGAGCCGGCTCGGGTTACGCACCACCCTGTCGGCCGCGTTCGGTGACGACGGCTACGGCGACTACAACAAGGGCATCCTCCGCGACCAGGAGCATGTTGACCTGTCCCGGTCGAGGACGTTCGAGAACTGGCACTCACCGGTCACCGTGTCCTTGTCCGTCCAGCGTGACCGCTCGATGGTGACCCACGGCCACCCGTCGCCAATGTCCGCCACCGACCTGATCGGTGACCCGCCCCCTCGCTGCCGTGCCGCCGTCGTGAGCGTTGAACCGGAGCTGGCCCCCTGGGCCCTGGCGGCCCAGTCCAGCGGGACCCGACTCTTCGGTGATGTGGGTTGGGATCCGACCGGCCAGTGGGCGGGCAGTGCCCTGGACACCCTGCAGTACTTTCACGCGTTCATGCCCAACGACCTTGAGGCGATGGCCTACACCCGCACCGACGACCCGTGGGCGGCGCTGTACGCGCTCGCCGACCGGGTGCCGGTGGCAGTGGTCACCGTGGGGCAGCAGGGCGCGATCGCCATCGACTCGATCACGGGGGAGGAGGAGTGGGTGCCCGCCCTGCCGGTGAAGGCGTACGACCCGACCGGTGCGGGTGACTGCTTCGGCGCGGCCTTCGTGATGGGGGACCTCGCCGGGTTCTCGCTGGCGGACCGGCTCCGGTTCGCGAACCTGTGCGCCGCGCTCTCCGTCCAGGAGGTCGGGGGTTCCCTGGCAGCGCCCGGGTGGGGCGATATCGCCGACTGGTGGCACCGGATGAGCGCCTCCCGGGAGAAGGTGCGGAAACAATGGCTTCGGCGCTACGAGTTCCTTGAGGAAATGATCGCAGGGGTCCCGCCGGGGGCCGTCCGGCGAGCCTCGGCGACCATCGCCCACCAATCTGACGCCTGA